Genomic segment of Corythoichthys intestinalis isolate RoL2023-P3 chromosome 7, ASM3026506v1, whole genome shotgun sequence:
ggcagggaaggagcctgagctggtgggtgaggcagagaagttccgaatagatatagtcggactctcctccacacacagcttgggttctggtaccaatcctctcgagaggggttggactctcttccattctggagttgcccacggtgagaggcgccgagcaggtgtgggcatacttattgccccccggcttggtgcctgtacgttggggtttacccccgtggacgagagggtagcctccctccgccttcgggtggggggacgggttctgactgttgtttgcgcttatgcaccgaacagcagctcagaatacccaccctttttggagtccttggagggtgtgctggagagcgccccctctggggactccctcgttctactgggggacttcaacgctcacgtgggcaatgacagtgagacctggaggggcgtgattgggaggaacggcccccccaaccagaacccgagtggtgttctgttattggacttctgtgctcgtcacggtttgtccataacgaacaccatgttcaaacagccTATGGTGTccacatgtgcacttggcaccaggacaccataggccgcagttcaatgatcgactttgtaatcgtgtcatcggacttgcggccacatgttttggacactcgggtgaagagaggggcggagctgtcaactgatcaccacctggtggtgtgttggctacgatggtgggggaagttgctggccagacctggcaggcccaaacgtattgtgagggtctgctgggaacgtctggcagaatcccctgtcagaaagagtttcaacacccacctccggcagaacttctcccttgtcccgggggaggtgagggacattgagtccgagtgggccatgttccgcacctccattgttgaggcggccgatcagagctgtggccgtaaggtggttggtgcctgtcgtggcggcaatccccgaacccgctggtggacaccagcggtaagggatgccgtcaagctgaagaaggaggcctatcaggcctttttggcctgtggtactccggaggcagctgacaggtaccggctggccaagcggactgcggcttcggcagtcgccgaggcaaaaactcggacatgggaggaattcggcgaggccatggaaaacgacttccggacagcttcgaggaaattctgatcCACCATCCggagtctgaggagaggaaagcagtgcaccattaacactgtgtatagtgaagatggtgtactgctgacctcgactcgggacgtcgtgagtaggtggggagaatacttcgaagccctcctcaattccaccgacacgccttcctttgagggagcagagtctggggactctgaggtgggctcttcgatctctggggttgaagtcactgaggcggttggtaagctcctcggtggcaaggccccaggggtagatgagatccgcccggagttcctaaaggctctggatgttgtggggctgtcatggctgacacgcctctataacattgcgtggacatcggggacagtgcctctggattggcagaccggggtggtggtccccctttttaaaaagggggaccggagggtgtgttccaattatagagggatcacactcctcagcctccccggtaaagtctattaaggggtgctggagaagagggtccgtcgggaagtcgaatctctgattcaggaggagcagtgtggttttcgtcccggccgtggaacagtggaccagctctacaccctcggcagggtcctcgagggtgcatgggagttcgcccaaccagtccacatgtgttttgtggatttggagaaggcgttcgaccgtgtgcctaggggagtcctgtggagggtgctccgggagtacggggtaccgagccccctggtaagggctgttcggtccctgtacgaccggtgtcagagtctggtccgcattgccggcagtaagtcgaattcgttcccagtgaggattggactccgccaaggctgccctttgtcacagattctgttcataatttttatggacagaatttctaggcgcagccgaagcgttgagggtgtccggtttggtggcctcagcattgcatctctgctttttgcagacgatgtggtgctgttggcttcatcaagccgtgacctccaactctcactggggcggttcgcggccgagtgtgaagcggttgggatgaagatcagcacctccaaatccgagaccatggtcctcagccggaaaagggtggagtgccctctccgggtcggggatgagatcctgccccaagtggaggagttcaagtatcttggggtcttgttcacgagtgagggtaggagggagtgggagattgacaggcggatcggtgcagcatctgcagtgatgcggactctgcaccggtccgttgtggtgaagaaggagctgagccaaaaggcgaagctctcgatttaccggtcgatctacgttcctaccctcacctatggtcacgagctgtgggtcgtgaccgaaagaacaagatcccgaatacaagcggccgaaacgagtttcctccgcagggtgtccaggctctcccttagagatagggtgagaagctcggtcatccgggaggggcttggtgtcgagccgctactcctctgcgttgagaggagccagttgaggtggctcgggcatttggttcggatgcctcctggacgcctccctggagaggtgttccgggcatgtcccaccggtaggaggccccggggtcgacccaggacacactggggagactatgtctctcggctggcctgggaacgccttggaatcccgccggaggagctggctgaagtggctggggagagggaagtctgggcttccctgctaaagctgctgcccccgcgacccgacctcggactaagcggaagataatggatggatggatggatggatgtttgtcattttccaagatgagaatgcatcatgccacagagctataactgttaaagcattccttggagaaagactcgtggcctgcaaatagcccagatctcaacactATTGTAAACCTgaagtggaaattgaaaaaaaatggccaacagcatccgacctgcaaggattatctggcaactgcaatcaaagacagTTGGCACCAaactgatgaagaatactcatcaagtccatgcctcagagactgccagctgtcataaaagccagaggtggtgctactaaatacaagagatgtgttttgattgttatttgtttctcatgattccatatttttttcctcagaatggagtgattccatatatatttccctgcacttgctctataaaagtaacatttactgaccaccacaatgttttttaatccttttagtgtttctgaatgctaaagagttgcacttttgaactaattcattatttttttcaagctttttatctgagtttgttctacatgataaaatgtctgagtgtgtgctcgtccgagactggtgattccatactttttgctaggtgttttataatgagttcagttcgaTAGGTCATTTAAATTGTCttctcatatgttgtaaggatagaacggaccctaccattattaagtgaattattttcagtcTTATGTTCAGACcttacatttaccctttttcGCTTGCTGAATGggctggtccattttttcccctcaaacgcacgtttgattagttgatgacttgcattcatttaaaatgtatttattttctccaGTAATTATTaaagaatatttttatttgtagcCTATGCATAAAtctttttcagataatcatacattaatcatagtcgaggtaaaattttttcattttttgttgcgtTAGCTGtggtttgtggacaaaagcaattGTGTTACTAGAAGGAAGGCTACATtagtaattatttttgttaaacctagagttttttttttttttttcagttatagttATCTATTTAGCCAGACAATGCTGAATAGTctgaagacaaatgtttatttttttgcattcctggatgcttagattattaacaagtgtgtattttttgtgtatgttaatataatttatgttcaaatatttgagTTTAAATTTCCTAATGAAATCCAGGCATGTATTCTGGAATTTTTCAGAAtgcttctttagtagtttttgaaaacaaaggtttgaatcaaatgatgtatcacctgaaccaatacacaaagttagtacaagtcagtacagatttattttgcgttGAGAATTTAGCCTAACAataaattaggttcatatttgtgagaaatgtagccctgaccccagttcaaccaatctgtttggttttattaatgtcccggccccagcaaaaagtgtacatgcgggatagcgtccctaccaatgttgagaacaaacctacgcccttgctgcattgggagaaaatactttacttgtaaattttaaagcaagtacttttgtaattttactccagtaatttttttcttagatacttgtacttttacttaagcatttttttttgcccgtaTCTGTgcttttaagtaaaaaaaaaaaaaaaaaagtgagtacttcttcCACTACTGGAAATTACATAAGTGAACTATGCAGCCTAATTGACAAGTTTGAGAAATGTCAGAAAACACATATAGATAGATCCTTGGTACCATATTAGAGTtgcataattatcggtccgataataggaattgtgacatcatcccaataaatccggtaACAATGTTATCGAGCCtattaatatttttggcacggtgtctgatagggatgtgtgtgtttgtttctactcctgttttgccagtatgcaaagttttgttactgttctagaggccatatttttccttcactgagttataaacccTACTATGGTAATTGTTTGGATTTTACAGTATTATGTTTACAatttcttgagaggccttttggttattgataggcttgctgttctataattgccaggttaagaaagttgtttcattgaCCAAAACGACATCAGTCTCCTcacctgttgcaccaaatgttttatctacagacaaagcacaatacctgttgggtttatgtttgttttagatcagtgctcaatgttcaggggaacacatcgtcaatgatattgactgactgCGATTGAATGGAATTatattcatttgaaaaattaatatgggcactttatttgaagtcaaaactgttcttgtccttggtttgttcattataataatgttcatgtcatcatgaaaattctggttcggtcaaccactagtatttctTACCTACAAGGTCtacaaaactcaggtgaatatacattgcaaAATTACATGTAGGCTATATAATCAGTtattgtatcggtatcggccttgaggagcaggaagttatcgatatcggcttcaaaaaatggatatcgtgcacccctatacCATACTCTTCACAGATGAGTGCTCAACTCAACTCATACAAACAATACATATTGtttaaactttgaatatttaGATACAAAAAGTATTGTTCAACCTATTATACATTCACACTGCTATGTCAACAAATAATCATCCAACTTCATTTCATTGCATCGACCAGCAATAGTGTGGCTATGGCACATATCAAGAAGCGGGGATCATTTTGCACCCACAATTTGGAAGCAGTTTAAAAGGCTTAATACCActttaacaaaaacaaatattagTAGTTCATTATATCAAATGTCATTCAAACATGGTTTTAAAACAAACCAACTAAATTCCAAGGTCGCGAGTTTAACAGTGGGGTGATAATTTTTGCGGATGCTGCCCCCAGGTGGTGGAATAGCCTGCCCCCTGCACGATTACTAATCTAAGCCTTTTTAAATCACGGTTTATGACCCACTTTTTTAGACTTGCCTTTTCTCCTGACTAGGGTAGTCTGGTTATATTTAAGGGTTTTATTGTATTCAGATTTTATTTGGTGTATTGACTTTGAACGTGATGCATTTTATTGTAtagtactttcctgccttttatttatcactAACTATAGGCTactgcagggttcactaaatccggacctcggtgcaacttctcctgtcgtgttttccatgtctcccttctCCAACATACCTGAATTAAAATAATCAGGataattatcaggcttctggagaggttgttgatgacaatcatttgattcagatgtgttaggggagagagacgtggaaaacacgacaggaaaagtgccaccgaggtccggatttagtgaaccctgggcTACTGTATTTTGCTTTAAGCAGTTTGAGGACctcaggtttttgtaaagggatATATAAATTTGATTTTAAATTGCATAACTCGCAAGTAATGAAAAAGGAAAACTGAAGAATTAGCACAGAATATCAGCTTAGAAAGTTTACATACATGGCGCCGCGATACATGTTGGGAGGCTGAAGCATTACTTGCAACGCTACATTATGTTGAACACAGATGAACTATTGTTTCTCATCCAAAATTGAACATTGGGAAACCATTCGGAAGCatgaaaagcaaaacaaaaactgtCATTTAGTTTTTGTGGACAAAGCACTTCTGCAAACCTGTTAAAAGCACACCAGTTTTTTCATGCCCTCAGAAATTTTGTAAAGGATTTTATCTTGTCTGGATGAAACGTagcaaatattaacatttggttcACTAATGCCATTTTTAGAACGTGATGTCACCTTGGTaacccggaagtgggtcaacagacagcctcgcatacaacccatattactgcttgttttctgctggtaaatcttttaaaaaaagaacacgCCAAGTAATCATgccgctatggaacttgtagaaatgactacACATTTTCATGTTTCCCCAAATCCAaaaattgagggaaaaaaatgaccaacttgtgCAGATGTCCAAAAGACAagtttaacaccagcaaggtgaagccattcaccttcatatgcaggacACTTTGTGGGCCATGATCATACAGATGACAAAGCCATCTGGATTtaacgtggcgttttgccgtgctgcttctgacaatgacctgaaaaaaaattaaaatggtatccgaCTTTCActgctgttaccttttctgtttaaAGTGTTCGATGgcagtcactgagtagcatttgcgatgactacacaaaaatagcaatgtaaattacccccaagaacagaCTTAAGACAACCAGCAGAAATATACAAGACAgggatatggtggtaaaggatagattgttgaaacaggagaatgtcattgtcagtggtgtaaggcaatgcacacaagaaaaaggtgccgaaaaaaaaaagctacctctggatcaggtctgcCCCTGCCCCATCTGTCAGccgtcgacactcaagccatctctaacTGAACATTTATATATTCTTCCACATctctaccagtgaatttggcaccagggacatcattttcagacaaaattggtaggtttagctcaggaaACATCTCGTTCCTACaccattagggacaaacgggagcttgacccgcctagcaacaattgctaacatgaatattaatgaggaaAGGTTGCGTGCAGTACTCCAATTAGGTCAATGCCTAACCAGTCATCAGCAATACACCAATGGTGACAACCcaccatttaaaaataaaagctcaGAAATGTTTAAAAACCATATATCTACATGATATGGATATTTATGTTTAACCTGCAaattaaaaatctgaaattaaTCCTGAACAGGCCAATATTGTACATCAATTAGAGCTTGATCTGGaagttaaaaataaatgcatcacaaatgttaatttGCAAATAGTTTTACTGTAAGTATACAAAACTGGACAGACAAAAACTATGAAAATTGGATCTTATATACAAATGTTTGAACATAACGCAGTAAGCATGCTGgtcttggcgcaggaagcgtggTTCGTCATGCTGAAGACTGGACAGAAGCTGACTGGACAGCAGGCTGCAGGAAACGAACAAAATAAAATTAGCAAACAGGCCAGAGAACAGTGCAGCTTCATATTCTAGGTTGCTTTCATATTGCTACTGCAATTGGGAGCATTTAACTGACATACAATTGCTTTGCACAAGTAAAGGCGTGGCCACCTTTAGTCATTTGAAGGTCGTACCCAAGAACCATGTTTGAACATGTGAACAAAAGGTCGAGCTCACATCACATTAAAGTTTCCATGTCCTCGCCAGGAACATTTGTCTTAAAAAGGATTTTCAAGAAGTTAAGCTTCATTCATTCTAGCCAAGTTCTGAGGTAGCATCCACAATAGCTCAAcagtgctagcttaaatgtattGCATAACAATACAAGCCTAACACTCGCCTCCTGTGATTTTTGCTCCTCAACTCCATTGTTGGCACTAGAGTTTCCACTGCAATAAATTGTGGCTTCCTGTTTGGCCTTCTTAGCATCAGTGTCCTTTATGGGGCTGTTCTCCTCTGGTTTCCTCTgtgtaaaaatataaaacatgGGGAAGAAGGACAAGACTGAAAGCCTCGCAACTGCATTCCAGATTGATTTCTGGAGAGAAATTTAGCAATAACCAATTGCATGTGCCATTAAACAAGATAATGAAGGGCTGCTACAAATCATTCATACAAATGTCCATTCCCCAAAAAGCAAGGATCACTACAAAACCCAACAGCTCGCCGAACTACCTACAACACAGTAAAGAGCACTTGACAAGAGCGATTGCTCTGAAACTTGTCACTGTGTGCAAGAGCAGCGCACGCAATACCTATATACCATTTTGTGCTTCAATTTATATGTTTCAAACCAACTTCTAAGAACTCATCTCACCTTCTTTCTGACTAGGTGTGAGATGTCTGAGGCCACTTTGGAAGCTGCACCATCAGCTGACTTCACTGGAATCTGAAATAaaagtttttcattttttgtaaccAGTTCTACATTTCAACAATGATCTTACCTGAGTGGGGACAGCAAATGCTGAACTGCCTCCGTTTTCACTTTGGGTTTCTGATGAAGTTGAAGCACCACCCTGAAAGGTAATTTGGCAAAGCTTGTTGATGAAGTTCAATATCTTGACGATTTTGTTAATTTCAGGCTGGACCTACAAGAGTCTGCTGGATGGCCAAAGAGGCAGCACTGGCTGTTTTCTGGGTCTCCAAAGCATCTTCTATTTTTTCTCTAATGTCAGGCAGAAGCTGCTTCAGCTCTTCTATCTCAGTGCTCGCCTCTGTTGTCTCTTTGTTGCCCTCAGCAGCATCGATCAAGTCCTTCAACATGGCTACACAAATAATTGGATAGGTTTCATTCCTGTagtttagaggtgtgcaaaaatttccgattcttcgcAATTCGgcagtggaagattcgagactgattcacaaatatccaaactccaattattgaaatatgtcaagtaaatcaGAACTAagtcagcgcagtcttcgggacgcaatgaggaactgaCTGAGAGTAACCATCATTCTAGTCATTACCCAGGTAATGACAATGCACAACTCTCGCccctagattaaaaaaatacccGACTGCCGCTACAAACTAGGTCCACATAATGCTAAGGTAGATAAGAGATTtacattaggcctgaacgatatatcgtttaaacatcgccatcacgATGTGCTcttgtgcaatagtcccatcgcaacgacgtgcgatagtttttttaattttttttttttttttttttttttttttttttttaactccacTAACGTTTTGGGGAAGGAGAGCGCAGTCTCTCCCTCCAGCTCAGCAGTCATGGGCTCCTCCCCCTGCTACAGCGGGGTGAAAGGAGGAGGGGCCGTTCTCAAACTGAAACCAAGCAACACGTTGAAGGAAGCGAGGGAAGACAGTCTCAAAAGTAGttctggaagtattttggctatcaagataagaaacaaaaaaacagccctgtcgactgCCTCAACAAGTAGTAATACGTCGAACATGCTGGACAATTTGAAACGcaagtatctatgcattcctgctacaagcttcccatcagagaggcgttttaataaaaGTGGGAACATTACTACGTGCCAACATTCTTGTCTCgagcctgcaatggtggataaactagtagtcttggccaaaaatctgagacccagttgagaattgctgagcaaagaAGGTggccgatatgcagacaaatacataacagctGCACGAATGTCTTTTCCTTTTATTTCTgagacagctatcaggaaggcaggaaatttgaattaaagttattcagttcaattatttacaagttcaattgagtttttataatttattgtaaattgtatttttcaaataactatagtacagctgcacatatagttttaatatttagtatttttgtttaaagattttttttacaactttgttgctgttatatatatatgcatatgcagacatggcttcctggatcccttcatacagcaatcttcatcattcacaaatgaaacttatatgaatacactgtcacGGTGAGTTAtccaaagtatttccaaacagctattcaagtcatctagtgaaaatttctttatatatttttttctaatatcgtAATATCGCAAACCTCCccactcccaaaaaaaaaaataaaaaaataaatttaaaaaaatcgcaacaatagtttttttccaatatcgttcaggcctagtgtatatagaactagatgagaTGActgcggcgttagcacatgtatcgaaaactagatgtgaaattacAGACTTGCCCGCGTTggtaaacagtcgccatcttaaagtagtagacttccctggaaggctgttgtagcaaacctaattaactttttatctaaaatacttctaaatcaacaaaatcttgacttaaaatctttaaatggtgaaacagttttaaaacttatgtcgaaagtagactgaagggaactaatgaaataacaggcgcaattttaacaactaacagttgattcacaagattaaatttaatgtagtttaaagctgctaatacagaaCTGGGACTTCAGTGTTTTCtttactgttaacttgatactaaaatagtttaAGTCTGAGAATCCTTTTGTAACTTgtgtatgaaacattaaaagcagcaaatAACTTGGCGCGGGGGGTCCCTcactaatcgaatcgtagccgtaatcgaatcgttaggtgcccaaagattcccacttcTAGTTGTTTTGCCTCAATTTTATAAAAAGTTACCAAAAATTTTATTTGGTCTTACCGAGGCGCGTTTCAATCACTTTTATGGAGCTGTTGTAGTGCTGAATTGCCAGGCTGTACTGATTCATGTAGCATAGTGTTGTGGCAACATGGTAATGGGTCTCTGCCAGCAGACGATTATGAGGAGGAAGATGCTTTAGCTGCAAAGTCAAACATTCCTGGAAATCTTCTAGTGCCTGAGGATAGTTGCCTATGAGACAAAGCACAGGAGAACGATAAATGTTTTACACACGCTGCAACAATTCTCAAAATACAATCTCCTTTACTA
This window contains:
- the nasp gene encoding nuclear autoantigenic sperm protein isoform X4, producing the protein MPEETSVASSSGSSMDEKPCSSSAAATDSSVDVMEEAKKLIGTGNRHLVMGDVVSAVGVFQEACGMLAARYGDTADECGEAFFLCGKSLLELARMENTVLGNALEGVPEESEDEVPPNNSNIESANNLDEEDADDDDDDEEGDDDGGDKEEEEVGNLQLAWEMLEVAKVIYKRKESKEDQLMAAQAFLKLGEVGAETGNYPQALEDFQECLTLQLKHLPPHNRLLAETHYHVATTLCYMNQYSLAIQHYNSSIKVIETRLAMLKDLIDAAEGNKETTEASTEIEELKQLLPDIREKIEDALETQKTASAASLAIQQTLGGASTSSETQSENGGSSAFAVPTQIPVKSADGAASKVASDISHLVRKKRKPEENSPIKDTDAKKAKQEATIYCSGNSSANNGVEEQKSQEPAVQSASVQSSA